One genomic window of Nitrososphaera sp. includes the following:
- a CDS encoding tetratricopeptide repeat protein produces MGARNLSPEGDSEREFGTKSNARLLSVKELYTRSYAIVIGISCYKEEKLNLKNPVNDAREVARVLKEKHGFDDVQLILYSDATRENLAHFFDDKIRSREITKDDRLLVYFSGHGHIREGKNQQGHPFTESFLLPYDAEFRSDHKYSSYIELEKITRNCKLCSAKHVLIILDSCYSGTALIDGRAPPRPDIINDEYLKLIINKRSIQALAATDKSQLALDSGVGFNQLSSAHGAFTGCLLEVLDGDFDPDKDGILTASELGQYLVKNVPRNEIPQNPLYGYLPGSEIGDFIFNIYPRPVAENGSTNPVLPAPPNPSVDEMSPLAKAASDYYARRDYERAIIFYDRILEINPKHIVSLTRKGISCMKLRRIEDAKNCFNQVISIENDNVEALDYIERLNQLAETSDEVPEKGSSLKKETSDPKFSSFCEQGLRSFQQGDYSAAARYYGHAIKLNPENDDAWNYKGIALHEFGKYNQAIKCYENALELNPKYDDAWNYKGLALYDLHKYNQAIKCYDKALELNPENDRTLHYKDLALNKLNEYN; encoded by the coding sequence ATGGGAGCTAGGAATCTTTCGCCCGAAGGTGATTCGGAACGTGAATTTGGTACAAAGAGCAATGCTCGCTTACTCTCGGTAAAGGAACTTTACACACGCAGTTATGCTATAGTGATAGGAATATCCTGCTACAAAGAAGAAAAGCTCAATCTCAAAAATCCTGTAAATGATGCCCGAGAAGTAGCGAGGGTCCTAAAAGAAAAACACGGATTTGATGATGTTCAATTGATACTTTATTCTGACGCGACGCGCGAAAATCTTGCCCACTTTTTTGATGACAAAATTCGAAGTAGAGAAATTACCAAGGATGACAGGCTCTTGGTTTACTTTTCTGGACACGGTCACATCAGGGAAGGTAAGAACCAACAAGGCCATCCGTTTACGGAATCCTTTCTACTCCCCTACGACGCAGAGTTCCGGTCTGACCACAAATACAGCAGCTACATTGAACTTGAAAAAATAACTAGGAATTGTAAGCTATGCAGTGCCAAACATGTTCTCATTATACTCGATAGCTGCTATAGCGGTACTGCCCTAATTGATGGACGGGCACCGCCACGACCAGATATCATAAATGATGAATATCTCAAATTGATAATAAACAAGAGGTCTATACAGGCTTTAGCAGCTACTGACAAAAGCCAATTAGCCTTGGATTCGGGAGTTGGCTTCAACCAACTCAGCTCGGCACATGGCGCTTTCACTGGTTGTCTGCTTGAGGTACTGGATGGAGATTTCGATCCTGACAAAGATGGGATATTGACTGCCAGCGAATTGGGACAATATCTGGTAAAGAACGTACCCCGCAATGAAATTCCACAGAACCCCCTATATGGCTACCTTCCCGGTAGCGAAATTGGCGACTTTATATTTAACATATATCCGAGGCCGGTTGCGGAAAATGGGTCAACAAATCCTGTTTTACCTGCTCCCCCAAATCCATCGGTTGACGAAATGTCACCGCTAGCGAAGGCAGCGAGCGATTATTATGCAAGAAGGGATTACGAACGAGCAATTATTTTTTATGATAGGATTTTAGAGATAAATCCGAAACATATCGTATCGCTAACTCGGAAAGGAATTTCCTGTATGAAACTCCGCAGAATCGAGGATGCGAAAAACTGCTTCAATCAAGTAATTTCTATCGAAAATGATAACGTTGAGGCATTGGACTATATTGAAAGGCTTAACCAGCTGGCTGAAACATCCGACGAGGTGCCAGAGAAGGGGTCTTCACTGAAGAAAGAAACGTCTGACCCCAAGTTTTCTTCTTTTTGTGAACAAGGCCTCAGAAGCTTTCAACAGGGTGACTATAGTGCCGCTGCAAGATATTATGGACACGCCATTAAACTAAACCCTGAAAACGATGACGCGTGGAATTACAAAGGAATTGCTCTCCACGAATTTGGCAAGTACAACCAAGCTATCAAGTGTTACGAAAATGCCCTTGAACTAAACCCCAAATACGATGACGCGTGGAATTACAAAGGGCTAGCTCTCTACGACTTGCACAAGTATAACCAAGCTATCAAGTGTTACGATAAGGCCCTTGAACTAAACCCTGAAAACGATCGCACTTTGCATTACAAGGACCTTGCTCTCAACAAATTGAACGAGTACAATTAG